The following nucleotide sequence is from Tissierellales bacterium.
TTAGGATATAAATATAAATGTAAAGAAATTGAGTATGAGTTTTCCCAGTATTTCCATAGTTTTAATGAGGGAATGGAATTTTTTATTGATAAGTTTAGTATTGAGAATTTTGATGAGATTCAAATAATAGAGAACTTTTTAAATAAGTTTTTAATTAAAGAAAATAACTACTTAGTTTTTGAAAATATAAAAAAATCTTGGTTAATAGTAATACATAAATAAATATCATATAAAATATATTGCCCCTATATACAAAATCCTCTATATATAGGGGCTGTACAATTTAGTTTAAAATAGACAAGATAAGAAATCTTCTTTTGAAATATTACCAAAATATTTATATATTTCAATGCCCTCTAAGGCTTCTTCAATATCACCAATATCATATCTTAAACCAATTAATATTTCTTCTAATTCCTCTACATTTTCAGACCCAAAGAAATCTCCATATATTTTACATTCTTTTATTTTTCCGTTGGATACATCTAAACGTACTTCTATACTTCCTGCTGAAAATCTTTTATAGTTTTTATAATTAAAATCAGGGGATTCTCCAAAATTCCATTCCCAAGTTCCATACTTTTCATCTACTAGGTTTTGAATATCTTTCTCCTCTTTATCCGTTAGTTCATATATTTCTATTGGTTGATTTTCCATTTCAAATATATACTTAAGAAGAGTATCTCTGAAAGTTAAAATATCAATATCTTCTTTTAAATGAGGTTTAATATTTGTAACTCTACTTTTCACTGATTTTATACCCTTCGACTCATATTTTTCTTTTTTTACTTTCAGCGCTCTTGACAATACATCTAATTCTGAGTTAAATAAAAGAGTACCATGATTTAAAACTCTACCTTTTCGTAAACTTTGGGCTATACCAGAGAACTTTTTACCTTCTATTGTTATATCATTTCTCCCCGAAAATTCCCCTTTAATTCCAAATTTATTTAAAGCTTTAATAATTGATTCATTGTATTTTTTAAAATCAATCCTAGCTAAATTATCAGATTTAGTTATAATTGAAAAGTTTAGATTCCCTAAATCATGATATACTGCTCCACCGCCTGTTATTCTTCTTACTACATTAATATTATTTTCTTTTACATAATTCATATTTATTTCTTCAATAGTATTTTGATTTTTACCTATAATTATAGAAGGTCCATTAATCCATAGAAGTACATAATCTTCATCCTTATCAAGATGCTTAAAAGTATATTCCTCTAGTGCTAAATTATAACGTGGATCATTTGATTCATTTACTATATATTTCATATAATTTTCCCCTTTCAATAATTAATAGTTAATATAAATAGCATACTAAAAATATAATTACCTAATAACTTTCCATTTTAGTTATTCTTCCTTATTAACAATCAAAAACCTATCAATAGCAAATAATATACCTAAAGAAATGGTTCCTAAAAGAATATCTAATATACTAGTACTACTAATAAGCATTTTCCTAGATATAGCATAAAGCATTAACTCTAATATACTCTCTGTAGTATGGGTTAATAATGTAATAGCTAACTCTAAACCTATTATCATTATAAGTACGTGAGAAAAAAACCCCTGCAAAACATCATAGGACTCTGTTGCATTAGTGGAAATTATATCATAAATTAAACTTAATAAGTCCTTTGCGCTTAATACAACTGCTATTAATATTATACATGCTAAAATTGTTTCTACAATGGATATAGACTTTTCCAATCTTTGTTTAAATAACTTTGATTTTTTATTCATAGTTTTCTCCCTTTCTTATTTACCCAATAATATATTACAATTATTTATTGATATTTAGTGCTAATTATCCACTATATAATATTTTAACCTTTTTTTCGCTATTAGGCAATTACCTTTGTAAAACACAAAAAATAACCTAGGAAATCTAGGTTATTCGACAATTAGTTTATGTTGTTGAAAAATATTCTTTATATCATTTATTAATTTTTCATCTGGAGCTTTAATATCATCTAGGTCATAATCATAACCTAATTCCCTTCATTTATATTATCCTATTTTATGAAAGGGAAGTATTTGAACTTTTTCTATATTTAAATCTACATACCCATAAATAAAACTAAGTTAGTAGGGATCCCTACTAACTTAGTTCAAAATTTTCTATATGATTTCCAACTAAAATAGCCTCCCTTAATTTAAACATATCTTTAATATCTCCAAACAATATTCCACCAGTTATTTTCCCATTGGTTGTAAATAATTTATGATGAATTTCCTCACCTTTCTTATATTCGTATATTTTATCAAATTCATTTATGTCTCCCATTGAAAATAATTTTATATCTCCAATTTCCAATCTAGTATAAGGTTCTGATAAAGTATATTCTTTTGTCTCTCCTGCCATGTTTAATCCAGCTATTTTTCCTTGTTCATTTCCCACTGTCCAAAGTCCCAGAACAGTACTATCTACCTCTACTACATCACCAGCTGCGTATACATTAGACATATTTGTTCTTAAATATTTATCCACTATTATTCCTTTATTAAATTCTAATTCTGTATCTCTTACTAAATCCAAATTAGGCCTTATACCAGAAGAAATCAAAATACTATCCGTTTCAAAAGTTCTACCTCCTGAAACTTTTAGCCCAGACACTTTGCTTTTCCCTAAAATTTCTTCTGCAGCAGAATTTAAATATATATTAAAACCTAATTTTTCTAATTTCTTTGATAATCTTTTCGATAATTCTTCATCTAATTGTTTGGGCAGTAGATATGGCGCAAATTCTACAATATTCACTTCCTTATTTAATTGCTTAACGGCCCAGGCTGCTTCCAGACCTAAAAGTCCTCCACCTATAATTGTTATATTTTTACAGTTTAAAAGATATTCCTGAATATCCTTTAAATCTTTTATACTCCTTAAAGCAAATACACCTTTTTTAAATTTACCTGCTATTGGGGGAACAAAAGGTCTACTGCCTGTTGATAATAAAAGTTTTTTGTATTCTATTAATACTCCATCATCTAATTTTATTAAATTGTTATTAAAATCAACTTCCTCTACAATTTTACCTAATATTACATTAATATTCTTTTCCTTGTACCAATCTTTTTTATTAACTAAAAGATCCTCTTCTTTAAAATCTTTACATATGTATTCCGTTAATTTCACTCTATAATAGGTAAGATAGTGTTCCTTTGAAACTATAGTAATATTACCCTTTTCATCGTTTTTTCGTATCTCGTTAGCTGCAGACAATCCAGAAATTCCATTACCTATAATTAGATAATCAACCTTTTTTCTGACCATATTTTCACTCCTTTGTTCCATCATATCTACATTCTATCATAATACTACCCTAATGTTAAGAACACTCTTTAAAAAGAGTGTTCTTAATACTGAGCCTTTATTTCTGTCCATATAGCATCATATTGAGATATAAAATCTAATGGGTCTTTAAATATTTCACATTTTTTTATTTCTTCATCCCTTGGATAAGCAACTTTACTATTTTGAATATCTTCAGGTAAATCTTTTATAGCCTCCTTATTTACAGTTGAGTATCCAATATAATCTGTATTTCTTACAGCAATATCTGGTCTACATAGAAAGTTTATAAATAATTCTGTTTCCTTTTTATTTTTAGATGTTTTAGGTATTACTATATTATCAAACCATATATTTGAACCTTCCTTAGGAATTACATATTTTAAATTAGAATTTTCTCTAATAATAGCTGTAGCATCACCAGACCATACAACGGCTAAAGCCGCTTCTTCTGCTACCATTAAATCTTTTACTTCATCTACAACGTAGGTATAGATTAATGGTTTTTGTTTTATTAACTCTTCTTTAGCTTCCTCTAACTCTTTAACATCTCTACTATTCATAGAGTAGCCTAATTTTTTAAGGGCTACAGCAATAGTATCTCTTTGACTATCTAACATAATTATATTATCCTTGTACTTCTTATCCCATAGAATATCCCAACTATCTACTTTCTTCTTTACCATTTTTTCATTATAAACTATACCTACTGTTCCCCACATATAAGGTACAGAATATTCACCTCTTGGATCAAAAGACAAATTAATAAATCGTTCATCTATATATTTAAGATTGGGAATATTACTTTTATCTAATTTACAAAGCATATCCTCCCTTATCAACCTTTCAATCATATAGTCAGAAGGAAAAACAATATCATAATTTGAGCCTCCCGATTTTAATTTTACATACATATCTTCATTAGTAGCAAAGGTACTATAATTTACTTTTATACCATATTCTTTTTCAAAATCTTCTATTACAGTAGGATCAATATAATCTCCCCAATTGTATATATTGATAGTTTTTTCATTGTTCTTACAGCCTGTAAGCAAACTAAGCATCAATACAAGCATAAAAAATACTATAATTCTTTTTATAAATTTTTTCATATTATGTCACCTCTATGCCCTAAGTTTTTATCTGTCCTTTTATTTATAAGGATCAAAAGTATTAAAACACTTAAAAACATCAAAGTTGACAATGCATTTATAACAGGGTTT
It contains:
- a CDS encoding lipoate--protein ligase, whose protein sequence is MKYIVNESNDPRYNLALEEYTFKHLDKDEDYVLLWINGPSIIIGKNQNTIEEINMNYVKENNINVVRRITGGGAVYHDLGNLNFSIITKSDNLARIDFKKYNESIIKALNKFGIKGEFSGRNDITIEGKKFSGIAQSLRKGRVLNHGTLLFNSELDVLSRALKVKKEKYESKGIKSVKSRVTNIKPHLKEDIDILTFRDTLLKYIFEMENQPIEIYELTDKEEKDIQNLVDEKYGTWEWNFGESPDFNYKNYKRFSAGSIEVRLDVSNGKIKECKIYGDFFGSENVEELEEILIGLRYDIGDIEEALEGIEIYKYFGNISKEDFLSCLF
- a CDS encoding FAD-dependent oxidoreductase, coding for MVRKKVDYLIIGNGISGLSAANEIRKNDEKGNITIVSKEHYLTYYRVKLTEYICKDFKEEDLLVNKKDWYKEKNINVILGKIVEEVDFNNNLIKLDDGVLIEYKKLLLSTGSRPFVPPIAGKFKKGVFALRSIKDLKDIQEYLLNCKNITIIGGGLLGLEAAWAVKQLNKEVNIVEFAPYLLPKQLDEELSKRLSKKLEKLGFNIYLNSAAEEILGKSKVSGLKVSGGRTFETDSILISSGIRPNLDLVRDTELEFNKGIIVDKYLRTNMSNVYAAGDVVEVDSTVLGLWTVGNEQGKIAGLNMAGETKEYTLSEPYTRLEIGDIKLFSMGDINEFDKIYEYKKGEEIHHKLFTTNGKITGGILFGDIKDMFKLREAILVGNHIENFELS
- a CDS encoding spermidine/putrescine ABC transporter substrate-binding protein is translated as MKKFIKRIIVFFMLVLMLSLLTGCKNNEKTINIYNWGDYIDPTVIEDFEKEYGIKVNYSTFATNEDMYVKLKSGGSNYDIVFPSDYMIERLIREDMLCKLDKSNIPNLKYIDERFINLSFDPRGEYSVPYMWGTVGIVYNEKMVKKKVDSWDILWDKKYKDNIIMLDSQRDTIAVALKKLGYSMNSRDVKELEEAKEELIKQKPLIYTYVVDEVKDLMVAEEAALAVVWSGDATAIIRENSNLKYVIPKEGSNIWFDNIVIPKTSKNKKETELFINFLCRPDIAVRNTDYIGYSTVNKEAIKDLPEDIQNSKVAYPRDEEIKKCEIFKDPLDFISQYDAIWTEIKAQY